The following are encoded in a window of Gasterosteus aculeatus chromosome 5, fGasAcu3.hap1.1, whole genome shotgun sequence genomic DNA:
- the LOC120819060 gene encoding receptor-type tyrosine-protein phosphatase H isoform X6: MTPMDVPINDTTGGSSVEYVVTSLTAGKKYSFTIITTFEGANSTGFSYEAVTAPGNVNNVTVSARNETSITLKWEKVGGIPTYFLRSEAMTPMDVPINDTTGGSSVEYVVTSLTAGKKYSFTIITTFEGANSTGFSYEAVTAPGNVNNVTVSARNETSITLKWEKVGGIPTYFLRSEAMTPMDVPINDTTGGSSVEYVVTSLTAGKKYSFTIITTFEGANSTGFSYEAVTAPGDAKGLKTLGQTETSITLQWEKVKDILQYKLVFNKTEINITATGGDYVNHTIPNLTCGTRYNFTLFTLFDQLNSTGVNSNAVTVPCNAEELKTLGQTETSITLQWKKRNDILQYKLVFNKTEINVTATGGGYVNHTIPNLTCGTRYNFTLFTLFDQLNSRGVNGNAVTVPCNAEELKTLGQTETSITLQWKKRNDILQYKLVFNKTEINVTATGGGYVNHTIPNLTCGTRYNFTLFTLFDQLNSRGVNGNAVTVPCNAEELKTLGQTETSITLQWKKRNDILQYKLVFNKTEINVTATGGGYVNHTIPNLTCGTRYNFTLFTLFDQLNSRGVNGNAVTVPCNAEELKTLGQTETSITLQWKKRNDILQYKLVFNKTEINVTATGGGYVNHTIPNLTCGTRYNFTLFTLFDQLNSRGVNGNAVTVPCNAEELKTLGQTETSITLQWKKRNDILQYKLVFNKTEIKVTATGGGYVNHTIPNLTCGTRYYFTLFTLFDQLNSRGVNGNAVTVPCNAKELKTLGQTETSITLQWKKVDKILQYKLVFNQTENNVTATGGDYVNHTIPNLTSGTRYNFTVLTEFGNVTSSGVTYSASTVPPPVTSVNVTKRSATSVTLQWQTVNQDWEYNVNGTAFQLSPSTTGSVSHSFSSLTPGTLYNFSVVTTFSGLHSRPYEDFTVTALHCSWNVTNSSIQGAITGLFSKATATNGTQNVNNSGSPNVLFAGLWPGATYQVSLVYEKQSRSFLQCRHNVTILPSYLTAHCEHVDAGYSVYVVWSEPRGVWTSVEVNVSGHTRSVLPNEKQEVKISGFQPARNYEVSLHSKSGQRSSGEPFVFSCLTDPRGVIAGAVFAVLIFCLLVFLAVFIFFKRPDIISRKNPFIGGTRQSIKKIKDISVAKFPEHFYQLSMDEGRGFSEEYESLVSVGMEQTKAAALLPQNKPRNRFNNVLPYDWCRVKLSTLNPNEASDYINACYMPGYKSDRDYIATQGPLPATVSDFWRMIWEQRVKGIVMVTNCTEGGRTKCEQYWPADRKPCSHGELSVSTRFEQKEPNWTLREFRVKHRHYSEERTVRHFHFTAWPDHGVPQGTGVLIQFRGLVRRHIEGEGAEAPTVVHCSAGVGRTGTIIALDVLLQQLERERAVGINAFVRKMRLSRPHMVQTESQYVFLHQCIMDCLQKDEEAEENIYENAEMIYTNATALRELTRA, from the exons ATGACTCCCATGGACGTCCCTATCAATGATACAACGGGAGGGTCATCAGTCGAATATGTGGTCACTTCTCTGACTGCTGGGAAGAAATACAgcttcaccatcatcaccacgtTTGAGGGAGCAAACAGCACTGGATTCTCATATGAAGCTGTCACAG CCCCTGGTAATGTTAATAATGTGACTGTATCGGCTCGAAATGAGACCAGCATAACTTTGAAGTGGGAGAAGGTTGGTGGCATCCCAACATACTTTCTACGATCTGAGGCGATGACTCCCATGGACGTCCCTATCAATGATACAACGGGAGGGTCATCAGTCGAATATGTGGTCACTTCTCTGACTGCTGGGAAGAAATACAgcttcaccatcatcaccacgtTTGAGGGAGCAAACAGCACTGGATTCTCATACGAAGCTGTCACAG CCCCTGGTAATGTTAATAATGTGACTGTATCGGCTCGAAATGAGACCAGCATAACTTTGAAGTGGGAGAAGGTTGGTGGCATCCCAACATACTTTCTACGATCTGAGGCGATGACTCCCATGGACGTCCCTATCAATGATACAACGGGAGGGTCATCAGTCGAATATGTGGTCACTTCTCTGACTGCTGGGAAGAAATACAgcttcaccatcatcaccacgtTTGAGGGAGCAAACAGCACTGGATTCTCATACGAAGCTGTCACAG CTCCTGGTGACGCTAAAGGGTTAAAGACGCTGGGTCAAACtgagaccagtatcactctgCAGTGGGAGAAAGTGAAGGACATCCTCCAGTATAAACTGGTTTTCAATAAAACGGAGATAAACATCACTGCAACAGGGGGAGACTATGTGAATCACACGATCCCAAACCTCACATGTGGAACCAGATACAACTTCACTCTTTTCACCCTGTTTGATCAATTGAACAGCACGGGAGTCAATAGCAACGCCGTCACTG TTCCTTGTAACGCTGAAGAGTTAAAGACGCTGGGTCAAACtgagaccagtatcactctgCAGTGGAAGAAAAGGAACGACATCCTCCAGTATAAACTGGTTTTCAATAAAACGGAGATAAACGTCACTGCAACAGGGGGAGGCTATGTGAACCACACGATCCCAAACCTCACATGTGGGACCAGATACAACTTCACTCTTTTCACCCTTTTTGATCAATTGAACAGCAGGGGAGTCAATGGCAACGCCGTCACTG TTCCTTGTAACGCTGAAGAGTTAAAGACGCTGGGTCAAACtgagaccagtatcactctgCAGTGGAAGAAAAGGAACGACATCCTCCAGTATAAACTGGTTTTCAATAAAACGGAGATAAACGTCACTGCAACAGGGGGAGGCTATGTGAACCACACGATCCCAAACCTCACATGTGGGACCAGATACAACTTCACTCTTTTCACCCTTTTTGATCAATTGAACAGCAGGGGAGTCAATGGCAACGCCGTCACTG TTCCTTGTAACGCTGAAGAGTTAAAGACGCTGGGTCAAACtgagaccagtatcactctgCAGTGGAAGAAAAGGAACGACATCCTCCAGTATAAACTGGTTTTCAATAAAACGGAGATAAACGTCACTGCAACAGGGGGAGGCTATGTGAACCACACGATCCCAAACCTCACATGTGGGACCAGATACAACTTCACTCTTTTCACCCTTTTTGATCAATTGAACAGCAGGGGAGTCAATGGCAACGCCGTCACTG TTCCTTGTAACGCTGAAGAGTTAAAGACGCTGGGTCAAACtgagaccagtatcactctgCAGTGGAAGAAAAGGAACGACATCCTCCAGTATAAACTGGTTTTCAATAAAACGGAGATAAACGTCACTGCAACAGGGGGAGGCTATGTGAACCACACGATCCCAAACCTCACATGTGGGACCAGATACAACTTCACTCTTTTCACCCTTTTTGATCAATTGAACAGCAGGGGAGTCAATGGCAACGCCGTCACTG TTCCTTGTAACGCTGAAGAGTTAAAGACGCTGGGTCAAACtgagaccagtatcactctgCAGTGGAAGAAAAGGAACGACATCCTCCAGTATAAACTGGTTTTCAATAAAACGGAGATAAAAGTCACTGCAACAGGGGGAGGCTATGTGAATCACACAATCCCAAACCTCACATGTGGGACCAGATACTACTTCACTCTTTTCACCCTGTTTGATCAATTGAACAGCAGGGGAGTCAATGGCAACGCCGTCACTG TTCCTTGTAACGCTAAAGAGTTAAAGACGCTGGGTCAAACtgagaccagtatcactctgCAGTGGAAGAAAGTGGACAAAATCCTCCAGTATAAACTGGTTTTCAATCAAACGGAGAACAATGTCACTGCAACAGGGGGAGACTATGTGAATCACACAATCCCAAACCTCACAAGTGGGACCAGATACAACTTCACTGTCCTCACTGAATTTGGAAATGTCACAAGCAGCGGAGTGACCTACAGTGCATCCACTG tTCCCCCCCCAGTGACTTCGGTCAATGTGACTAAACGCTCTGCAACCAGCGTAACCCTGCAGTGGCAGACGGTCAACCAAGACTGGGAGTACAATGTGAACGGGACAGCCTTCCAACTCTCCCCGAGTACAACGGGTAGCGTCTCCCATTCGTTCTCTTCCCTCACGCCCGGAACGCTGTATAATTTCAGCGTGGTCACGACGTTCTCTGGGCTCCACAGCAGGCCGTACGAGGACTTCACGGTGACGG CCCTGCACTGCTCCTGGAACGTCACTAACTCATCAATCCAAGGAGCTATCACAGGCCTGTTCTCCAAGGCAACGGCCACTAACGGGACGCAGAATGTCAACAACTCAGGAAGCCCCAACGTGCTGTTCGCCGGCCTCTGGCCCGGTGCGACCTACCAGGTTTCTCTCGTGTACGAAAAACAATCCAGATCCTTTCTTCAGTGCCGCCACAACGTGACAATCC TTCCTTCGTATTTGACCGCTCACTGTGAGCACGTGGACGCTGGCTACTCTGTCTACGTCGTCTGGAGTGAACCGCGTGGCGTGTGGACGTCGGTGGAGGTGAACGTGAGCGGGCATACGCGAAGCGTGCTCCCAAATGAGAAACAAGAAGTCAAGATATCCGGATTCCAACCTGCCAGGAACTACGAGGTGTCTTTACATTCAAAGTCTGGGCAGCGAAGCAGTGGGGaaccatttgttttttcatgtctCACTGATCCGAGGG GAGTCATCGCAGGGGCAGTATTTGCTGTGCTGATCTTTTGTCTCCTGGTCTTTTTGGctgtcttcattttttttaaaagaccagaTATCATCAG CAGAAAAAATCCATTCATTGGCGGCACCAGACAATCCATTAAAAAGATCAA gGACATTTCCGTGGCAAAGTTTCCAGAACACTTCTACCAATTGAGTATGGATGAAGGCAGAGGTTTCAGTGAGGAATATgag AGCCTGGTTTCCGTCGGCATGGAGCAAACAAAAGCGGCGGCTCTTCTACCCCAGAACAAACCGAGGAACCGCTTCAACAACGTCCTGCCGT ATGACTGGTGTCGGGTGAAGCTGAGTACACTCAACCCCAACGAAGCTTCCGACTACATCAACGCCTGTTACATGCCG GGCTACAAAAGCGACCGGGATTACATCGCCACCCAGGGTCCGCTGCCCGCCACCGTGAGCGACTTTTGGAGGATGATCTGGGAACAAAGAGTAAAAGGCATCGTCATGGTAACCAACTGCACCGAGGGAGGACGG ACTAAGTGTGAGCAATACTGGCCTGCAGACAGAAAGCCTTGCTCTCACGGAGAGCTGTCGGTCAGCACCCGATTCGAGCAGAAGGAGCCCAACTGGACACTGAGGGAGTTTAGGGTGAAACAT AGGCATTACTCAGAGGAGCGCACCGTGAGACATTTTCACTTCACGGCCTGGCCCGACCACGGAGTCCCGCAGGGCACAGGCGTCCTGATCCAGTTCAGAGGGCTGGTGAGGCGGCACATCGAGGGGGAAGGTGCTGAAGCGCCAACCGTGGTGCACTGCAG TGCCGGAGTGGGGAGGACCGGCACTATCATCGCTCTGgatgtgctgctgcagcagctggagagagaaagagccgtGGGAATCAACGCCTTCGTGCGCAAGATGAGACTGAGCCGACCACACATGGTGCAGACGGAG TCACAGTACGTCTTCCTGCACCAATGCATCATGGACTGTCTGcagaaggacgaggaggccGAAGAGAACATATACGAGAACGCAGAAATGATTTACACCAACGCCACTGCGCTCCGGGAGCTGACAAGAGCCTAA